The Anomaloglossus baeobatrachus isolate aAnoBae1 chromosome 10, aAnoBae1.hap1, whole genome shotgun sequence genome has a segment encoding these proteins:
- the LRRC56 gene encoding leucine-rich repeat-containing protein 56 isoform X1: MAQSLQRHPGTPSVRVLDLGWQGLLNPNPINSEDYDTLVDEYLSPTRLKALTGEDNLQNVTTLQMCVDTRERTLGNFGEGCFLGTHMPNLKELKLNNSVIVSIRDLGTSLSHLQVLWMARCNLTDLDGISSLSSLKELYLAYNALRDLSQVSMLESLEILDLEGNNLENVSELQYLVLCSHLTTLTVEGNPICARPSPEDTESSDYNYRVVVRRMIPQLQYLDDVPTVQIDPNTPRTSNQDWLIVLDSIKESAMSFASVESGNSEKKLTMRPSTAQPVLTRRPHTAPRLSSVGRFVQPPKTSHSSTKGSPLVPSEDSLFEDETSDLTHGVSKVICGNPVKALRARKEKIEATQSSTVPPKGFKPEASYASVTVSQKDRDDVFAELKAWRESHHEVLQRIKDEQAPQVLTIMHSDEEDRDSLCSSSEDEDVEDTWDSTCLVRVSPEIAIHSPRSTSAISLNVAEMTSLDSPRQPSPPMTPCPPGSIGVNSRLNKGADIRARRIHRVYTPSKTTAMATNTCMGDEAFLPTDIDDNIIRSQSASHPSTAKVGELNRRPFSGPGLLEHSNSRLTEARIISSHQPVIRSSIKTPDRPSPPHSIRPVTAMGVLQRLPNRPTLIPASKTSST; the protein is encoded by the exons ATGGCACAGAGTTTGCAGAGACACCCAGGTACACCCAGCGTGAGGGTCCTGGATTTGGGGTGGCAAGGGCTTTTGAATCCAAATCCTATAAACAGTGAAGACTATGACACCCTGGTTGATGAATACCTCTCACCCACAAGACTG AAAGCACTTACCGGAGAAGATAACCTGCAAAATGTTACGACACTCCAAATGTGTGTGGACACGAGGGAACGCACCTTGGGGAATTTTGGTGAGGGATGCTTTTTAG GTACACACATGCCAAACCTTAAAGAACTTAAGCTGAACAATAGTGTAATCGTGTCCATCAG AGATCTTGGGACATCACTATCACATTTACAAGTGCTCTGGATGGCTCGTTGTAACCTTACTGATCTTGATGGTATATCCTCCCTGTCTTCTTTAAAG GAGCTATACCTGGCCTACAATGCTCTCCGGGATCTGAGCCAGGTGAGCATGTTGGAAAGTTTGGAGATCCTTGATCTTGAGGGGAACAACCTAGAAAACGTTAGTGAACTGCAGTACCTGGTATTATGCAGCCACCTTACAACACTTACAGTGGAAGGCAACCCCATATGTGCCCGACCCAGTCCGGAGGATACGGAG TCTTCAGATTACAATTACCGGGTAGTAGTGAGAAGAATGATCCCACAATTGCAATATCTTGATGATGTTCCCACTGTTCAGATAGACCCAAACACTCCCCGGACTTCAAACCAGGACTGGCTAATAGTGTTGGACTCCATCAAAGAAAGTGCTATGAGCTTTGCTTCTGTAG aatCTGGGAATTCCGAAAAAAAGTTAACTATGAGACCCAGTACAGCCCAACCAGTGCTAACCAGGCGACCACACACAGCCCCAAGACTCTCAAGTGTTGGAAGATTTGTCCAGCCTCCCAAAACTAGCCACTCAAGTACGAAAGGAAGCCCACTTGTGCCATCAGAGGACTCTCTATTCGAAGATGAAACCAGTGACCTCACTCATG GGGTTAGCAAAGTCATCTGTGGAAATCCTGTTAAAGCTCTCCGTGCACGAAAAGAAAAGATAGAG GCAACTCAAAGCTCAACTGTGCCACCAAAGGGGTTCAAGCCTGAGGCCTcatatgcttctgtcacagtctctcAGAAGGATCGCGATGATGTGTTTGCAGAACTAAAAGCCTGGAGAGAAAGCCACCATGA GGTACTGCAAAGGATAAAGGATGAACAAGCCCCACAGGTCCTCACTATAATGCACAGTGATGAAGAGGACAGAGATAGCTTATGTTCCAGCAGTGAGGATGAAGATGTGGAGGACACGTGGGACTCAACATGCCTTGTTAGAGTATCTCCTGAGATTGCAATTCACTCTCCTAGATCAACCTCAG CCATCTCACTGAACGTTGCAGAGATGACGTCCCTTGATTCCCCGCGGCAGCCGTCTCCCCCAATGACTCCATGCCCACCAGGTTCAATTGGAGTGAATTCCAGACTCAACAAGGGCGCAGACATTCGAGCCAGACGTATACATAGGGTCTACACTCCAAGCAAGACCACCGCAATGGCAACAAATACATGCATGGGGGATGAGGCTTTTTTGCCAACAGATATTGATGACAATATTATTAGGTCTCAGTCAGCCAGCCATCCATCTACTGCAAAAGTCGGTGAACTGAATAGAAGGCCTTTTTCTGGACCTGGACTTCTAGAACACAGTAACTCCAG ACTAACAGAAGCCAGAATTATTTCCTCCCATCAGCCTGTCATCCGTTCCTCCATCAAAACCCCAGAT
- the LRRC56 gene encoding leucine-rich repeat-containing protein 56 isoform X2 — protein MAQSLQRHPGTPSVRVLDLGWQGLLNPNPINSEDYDTLVDEYLSPTRLKALTGEDNLQNVTTLQMCVDTRERTLGNFGTHMPNLKELKLNNSVIVSIRDLGTSLSHLQVLWMARCNLTDLDGISSLSSLKELYLAYNALRDLSQVSMLESLEILDLEGNNLENVSELQYLVLCSHLTTLTVEGNPICARPSPEDTESSDYNYRVVVRRMIPQLQYLDDVPTVQIDPNTPRTSNQDWLIVLDSIKESAMSFASVESGNSEKKLTMRPSTAQPVLTRRPHTAPRLSSVGRFVQPPKTSHSSTKGSPLVPSEDSLFEDETSDLTHGVSKVICGNPVKALRARKEKIEATQSSTVPPKGFKPEASYASVTVSQKDRDDVFAELKAWRESHHEVLQRIKDEQAPQVLTIMHSDEEDRDSLCSSSEDEDVEDTWDSTCLVRVSPEIAIHSPRSTSAISLNVAEMTSLDSPRQPSPPMTPCPPGSIGVNSRLNKGADIRARRIHRVYTPSKTTAMATNTCMGDEAFLPTDIDDNIIRSQSASHPSTAKVGELNRRPFSGPGLLEHSNSRLTEARIISSHQPVIRSSIKTPDRPSPPHSIRPVTAMGVLQRLPNRPTLIPASKTSST, from the exons ATGGCACAGAGTTTGCAGAGACACCCAGGTACACCCAGCGTGAGGGTCCTGGATTTGGGGTGGCAAGGGCTTTTGAATCCAAATCCTATAAACAGTGAAGACTATGACACCCTGGTTGATGAATACCTCTCACCCACAAGACTG AAAGCACTTACCGGAGAAGATAACCTGCAAAATGTTACGACACTCCAAATGTGTGTGGACACGAGGGAACGCACCTTGGGGAATTTTG GTACACACATGCCAAACCTTAAAGAACTTAAGCTGAACAATAGTGTAATCGTGTCCATCAG AGATCTTGGGACATCACTATCACATTTACAAGTGCTCTGGATGGCTCGTTGTAACCTTACTGATCTTGATGGTATATCCTCCCTGTCTTCTTTAAAG GAGCTATACCTGGCCTACAATGCTCTCCGGGATCTGAGCCAGGTGAGCATGTTGGAAAGTTTGGAGATCCTTGATCTTGAGGGGAACAACCTAGAAAACGTTAGTGAACTGCAGTACCTGGTATTATGCAGCCACCTTACAACACTTACAGTGGAAGGCAACCCCATATGTGCCCGACCCAGTCCGGAGGATACGGAG TCTTCAGATTACAATTACCGGGTAGTAGTGAGAAGAATGATCCCACAATTGCAATATCTTGATGATGTTCCCACTGTTCAGATAGACCCAAACACTCCCCGGACTTCAAACCAGGACTGGCTAATAGTGTTGGACTCCATCAAAGAAAGTGCTATGAGCTTTGCTTCTGTAG aatCTGGGAATTCCGAAAAAAAGTTAACTATGAGACCCAGTACAGCCCAACCAGTGCTAACCAGGCGACCACACACAGCCCCAAGACTCTCAAGTGTTGGAAGATTTGTCCAGCCTCCCAAAACTAGCCACTCAAGTACGAAAGGAAGCCCACTTGTGCCATCAGAGGACTCTCTATTCGAAGATGAAACCAGTGACCTCACTCATG GGGTTAGCAAAGTCATCTGTGGAAATCCTGTTAAAGCTCTCCGTGCACGAAAAGAAAAGATAGAG GCAACTCAAAGCTCAACTGTGCCACCAAAGGGGTTCAAGCCTGAGGCCTcatatgcttctgtcacagtctctcAGAAGGATCGCGATGATGTGTTTGCAGAACTAAAAGCCTGGAGAGAAAGCCACCATGA GGTACTGCAAAGGATAAAGGATGAACAAGCCCCACAGGTCCTCACTATAATGCACAGTGATGAAGAGGACAGAGATAGCTTATGTTCCAGCAGTGAGGATGAAGATGTGGAGGACACGTGGGACTCAACATGCCTTGTTAGAGTATCTCCTGAGATTGCAATTCACTCTCCTAGATCAACCTCAG CCATCTCACTGAACGTTGCAGAGATGACGTCCCTTGATTCCCCGCGGCAGCCGTCTCCCCCAATGACTCCATGCCCACCAGGTTCAATTGGAGTGAATTCCAGACTCAACAAGGGCGCAGACATTCGAGCCAGACGTATACATAGGGTCTACACTCCAAGCAAGACCACCGCAATGGCAACAAATACATGCATGGGGGATGAGGCTTTTTTGCCAACAGATATTGATGACAATATTATTAGGTCTCAGTCAGCCAGCCATCCATCTACTGCAAAAGTCGGTGAACTGAATAGAAGGCCTTTTTCTGGACCTGGACTTCTAGAACACAGTAACTCCAG ACTAACAGAAGCCAGAATTATTTCCTCCCATCAGCCTGTCATCCGTTCCTCCATCAAAACCCCAGAT